The genomic interval CATGGATTTTCCCGACAATGTCTTTCAGGTTAAAAGACAGCGGAGGAAACCATTCCCCCACCCGGCCCTTCGCAATGGCAAAAGGATCACGGAAACCGTATTGGAGGGGGACCTGATGTTGCACTTTCCCTACCATTCATTCAACCCGGTGATCGACCTGTTGCGCGAATCGGCGATCGACCCGGATGTTACAGCCATTAAAGTCACCGCCTATCGCCTTGCCCCTAATTCAAAAGTGGTCAATGCCCTGATCAATGCGGTAAGGAATGGCAAACAGGTGACAGTGATGCTTGAACTTCGTGCCCGGTTTGATGAGGAAGCGAATCTGGCCTGGAAGGAACTGCTGGAAGAAGAAGGTGTCAAGGTATTGATCGGTATCCCTAACCTGAAGGTGCATGCCAAGCTTTGTCTCATTAAGAAAAGAGTAAAGAATAAAACCATTCAGTACGGATTTGTAAGTACAGGTAACCTCAATGAACGTACTGCCAAGGTATATGGTGACCATTGCCTGATGACGAGTAACCGGCGGGTTATGGCTGATATCAACCGCATTTTTGCCTTTCTGGAGAAACCTAAGAAAGGGTTGGCCATACTCAAAAATTGCAGCATGATCATTCCCAGTCCGGGAATTGTGCGCAAAGAAATTGAGAAGCTGATTCAATTTGAGATCAAGCAGGCTAAAATGGGGAAACCTGCTTCCATTATTCTTAAGATGAACTCCCTGTCGGATGAAGGGTTGATCTCAAAACTTAATGAAGCAGCCCGGGAAGGTGTACAGATCCGTATGGTGATCCGGGGTATATGTTGTATGCTGACTGAGAACCCGAAATTCAAAGCGCCGGTACATGCCGTCAGCATCGTGGATGAATATCTTGAACATGCACGCGTGTGGGTATTTCACAATGCAGGCAACGAAAAAGTTTACCTATCTTCGGCCGACTGGATGGTAAGGAATATTGACCATCGGATCGAAGCCACCTGTCCGGTATTGAGCCCGGAGATCCAACAGGAACTCAAGGACATTCTCGATATTCAATTCAGTGGCAACGTGAAGGCCCGCATCCTGAACAACTCGTTAAGCAATGAATATGTTCGTACGGGGAAAAGACGGATTCGCGCCCAGATCGAGATCTATAATTACCTGTATAAAAAAACTTTAACCTCTCTTGAGACTGGCAGCCATTGATATTGGAAGTAATGCAGCAAGATTACTCATCAGCGATGTGATCGAAAATGGAAACCAACGTCCGGAATTCATAAAAATGACCCTGGTGAGGGTACCCCTTCGCCTCGGTTTTGATGTGTTTGAAAAAGGTACCATTACACCGGTCCGGGAGGAAAAGATCATCAAGACCATCAAATCCTATCGCCATCTTATTGATGTGTATGATGTAAAGCACCTGAAAGCCTGCGCCACATCTGCCATGCGCGATGCTTCCAATGCGGAGGAGATCATTCGCCGGGTCAAATTGGAAACCGGGATCGAAATTGAGATCATCAGTGGACAGGAAGAAGCCTCCTTTATTTACGAGAACCATGTGGCGGAAAGTATGAACAAGGATGAGTCCTACCTCTATATTGATGTAGGTGGTGGCAGTACCGAACTCACTTTCTTTAGCGATGGGAAAATGGTATTTAAAGAATCCTTTAATATCGGAACGATCCGTTTGCTCAAGAACCAGGTCAATGAATCACAATGGGATTCCATGAAGGAATTCATCAAGTCCAAAACCAAAGGACATCACCATGTGACCGCCATCGGATCGGGAGGAAATATCAACAAACTTTTTTCCCTGTCCAAGAAAAAGGAAGGCAAACCCCTGCATCTTGAATTACTCCGCGACTATTACAAAGAATTTAGCAACCTGACCCTTTCACAACGAATGATGTTGTATAAATTAAGGGAAGACCGTGCCGATGTAATAGTTCCTGCCCTGCTGATCTATATCAACGTTATGCGCTGGGCCGATGCCGAAGAGATTTATGTCCCCAAAATAGGCCTTGCAGATGGCCTCATTCATAATTTATACGAAGAGGTGAAGTCCCCCATTTCCTGATGGGATTTGACTAATTTTGTCCTTCAAATCCCTCATATGTCCGTAAATAAGGAAGTCA from Chitinophagales bacterium carries:
- the ppk1 gene encoding polyphosphate kinase 1, which gives rise to MSEQKAKTIYRDISWLSFNARVLQEAGDPSVPLRERIRFLGIFSNNLDEFFRVRVATIRRMIQFGTRLKNMYLESNPQHILDQIQGIVLDQQREFDRIWEDIVEQLRDQKIYLVTERQLNKDQKDFVRRYYDEEVSSNVIPLMIQSIPSFPYLREKSIYLGVVMWKRDSALKKKYALIEVPSRVFGRFIQLPSPNPDEHHIILLEDVIRFNLPVIFSYFGYDRYSSHVFKITKDAEIDIDNDISTSLIQKLEKGLKNRRKGKPVRFVYDKQMDPGLLEFLISKLNLARKDSIIPGGRIHNFRHFMDFPDNVFQVKRQRRKPFPHPALRNGKRITETVLEGDLMLHFPYHSFNPVIDLLRESAIDPDVTAIKVTAYRLAPNSKVVNALINAVRNGKQVTVMLELRARFDEEANLAWKELLEEEGVKVLIGIPNLKVHAKLCLIKKRVKNKTIQYGFVSTGNLNERTAKVYGDHCLMTSNRRVMADINRIFAFLEKPKKGLAILKNCSMIIPSPGIVRKEIEKLIQFEIKQAKMGKPASIILKMNSLSDEGLISKLNEAAREGVQIRMVIRGICCMLTENPKFKAPVHAVSIVDEYLEHARVWVFHNAGNEKVYLSSADWMVRNIDHRIEATCPVLSPEIQQELKDILDIQFSGNVKARILNNSLSNEYVRTGKRRIRAQIEIYNYLYKKTLTSLETGSH
- a CDS encoding exopolyphosphatase, translated to MRLAAIDIGSNAARLLISDVIENGNQRPEFIKMTLVRVPLRLGFDVFEKGTITPVREEKIIKTIKSYRHLIDVYDVKHLKACATSAMRDASNAEEIIRRVKLETGIEIEIISGQEEASFIYENHVAESMNKDESYLYIDVGGGSTELTFFSDGKMVFKESFNIGTIRLLKNQVNESQWDSMKEFIKSKTKGHHHVTAIGSGGNINKLFSLSKKKEGKPLHLELLRDYYKEFSNLTLSQRMMLYKLREDRADVIVPALLIYINVMRWADAEEIYVPKIGLADGLIHNLYEEVKSPIS